The Pseudomonas aeruginosa genome includes the window CCAACGCCATCGCATGCACCTCGTCGGCGCTGCGCGGGGTGCCGTGGAAATCGGGCTTGGCGAAGGTGAAGCAGGCGTCGGCCACTACCCAGGTCTGGAAGCCGAGGTTGCCGGCGCTGCGTGCGCTGGCTTCCACCGAGTTCTCCGTGGCTACCCCGACGAGCGCCACCTGGCGGATGTCGCGGACATGGAGCCAGCGTTGCAGGCCGCTGTTGATGAAGGCGTCGGGAACGTTCTTCTCGAACACCGCCTCGTCGTCGCGCGGCGCCAGCGCTGGCTGGAACTCCACGCCAGGCTGGCCGGGCGCGAAGGGCGAGCCGGGCTGCCGGGATACGTGCCG containing:
- a CDS encoding cysteine hydrolase family protein, with the protein product MNDDAQRSARSQVALLIVDLQRGMQRHDLPPRNNPGAEARIVELLAAWRAAGWPVVHVRHVSRQPGSPFAPGQPGVEFQPALAPRDDEAVFEKNVPDAFINSGLQRWLHVRDIRQVALVGVATENSVEASARSAGNLGFQTWVVADACFTFAKPDFHGTPRSADEVHAMALANLHGEYAVVLRAAELLQRLPA